The Virgibacillus siamensis sequence TCCAACCGCAAGACCGGCTAGATATGCCGCACCTAATGCAGTTGTTTCCTGAACAACCGGACGCTCAACCGGAACACCCAGCATATCGCTCTGGAACTGCATCAGGAAGTTATTTTTAACAGCGCCCCCGTCAACGCGCAATGTTTTCAGGTTAATTTCAGAATCGGTGATCATCGCATCCAGTACATCTTTTGTCTGATATGCAAGGGACTCAAGTGTAGCACGAATGAAATGTGCCTTCGTTGTACCGCGGGTCAGTCCGAACACCGCACCACGTGCATCACTGTCCCAGTATGGTGTACCTAGACCGACAAATGCGGGAACCATATATACACCATCTGTTGAATCTACTTGTTGAGCAAAGTCCTCCGTTTCCGGTGCTGAATCTATCAGTTTCAAACCATCCCGGAGCCATTGAATCGCAGACCCTGCAACAAAAATACTTCCTTCAAGTGCATATTCTACTTTCCCATCAACACCCCATGCCAATGTAGTTAACAATCCATTATCCGATTTGACACCTTCTTCGCCGGTATTCATCAGCATAAAGCATCCGGTTCCATATGTGTTCTTAGCCATCCCTTTGTCAAAACATGCCTGGCCAAACAATGCAGCCTGCTGGTCTCCAGCAATTCCGGCAATCGGAACTTCATGACCGAAGAAATGATAATCAACTGTGTTCGAGTAGACTTCAGATGATTGGCGAACTTCCGGCAGCATATTTTTCGGAACACCTAGAATGTCCAGTAACTCATCATCCCATTTTAAATCATAAATGTTGAACATCAATGTTCGGGATGCATTGGAATAGTCCGTTATATGTGTTCTTCCACCTGATAACTTATAAACAATCCATGTATCCATCGTTCCAAACAACAGGTCGCCCTTTTCGGCCTTCTCACGTGCACCTTGCACATTATCCAGGATCCATTTTACTTTTGTTCCTGAAAAATACGGGTCAAGCAGCAAACCGGTTTTTTCCCGGAATAGATCATTGTAATCGTTAGCACGTAATTCCTTACAGATATCCTCCGTCTGGCGCGACTGCCAAACAATTGCTCTGTAAATTGGCTTTCCTGTATGCTTATCCCAGATTACAGTTGTTTCCCGCTGGTTGGTAATGCCTATACCGGCAATCTGACTCGGTTCTGTATCTGATTTCCGTAACACTTCCGCAATACAGGAAAGTACTGAAGTCCATATTTCGTTTGCATCATGCTCAACCCAGCCTGGTTTCGGAAAAAACTGCTCAAATTCTGTTTGTGCTGTTTCCACAATAGAACCGTCCTGATCAAATAAAATTGCTCGTGAGCTGGTCGTTCCCTGATCTAATGATAAAATATACTGCTTCGCCATTTTTACATTCCTCCCATTAGTTAATTTGTTCTTCTACTTTGTCTGCTACAGTTCTGCCTTTTTTAAGTTCTGCACTTGCTGCACCAATCATGATGACGACCACGACAACACTTAAAATCCAAAACAGTGCAGTATAGTTTCCTTCAAAAATTGCCTTGTAAAACACACCACCGTAAACACCGCCAAGAATCGGACCTACAACCGGAATCCAACTATATCCCCAATCGGATCCGCCTTTCCCCGGTATCGGCAGAACAAAATGCGCAATTCTTGGTCCCAAATCACGGGATGGATTAATCGCATACCCGGTAGTTCCGCCAAGAGACATACCTATCGCAACAATCAATAACCCGACAATTAATGGGTTCAATCCTTCAGTGAATTCATTTGCACCAATAAACATAAGACCTGACAACAGGATAAATGTACCGATAATTTCACTTACAAGATTGGATAAAGGACTTCGAATTGCAGGGGTTGTACAGAATACATCCCGCATTGCCACCTGGTCTTTCGTTTTTTTCCAATGAGGCAAATAGTTCAGAAACACAATGCATGCCCCGATAAACGCACCGATCATCTGTGCTGAAATATACATTGGCACCTTTGCCCACGGAAATTCACCAGCTGCAGCAAAACCGAGTGTAACGGCAGGATTAACATGTGCACCGGTAAATTTACCAACAGCATATACCGCCATTGTTACCGCAAGTCCCCAGCCGATGGTTATGACAACCCATCCGGCTCCTTCAGCCTTTGATTTATTCAAAACAACTCCTCCAACAACACCTCCACCTAATATAACTAAAATCATGGTACCTACTAATTCCGCTAAAAACTCCGGCAATTGAATCAGCTCCTTTATAAAATATGAAACTCCTGATTGTGAAATGAATACAGAGAAACCCACACTCAAATAGACATACCTCTCTCAGGGGTTCTATTCAAGTGTGGGTCTCCATGTCTCCACCACGATCTTAACTTGTAAAAATATTTTATCGCAAACTGAAACCGCTGTCAACTGCAGTTCGCCAAAAAATGATGAGAGGAACCCCAAAACTATTCATTCTTTCCATAAACTTGTATTAGAAGTAGTAACAGCTACAGCCCCGCCAGCCAGTGCGTGACCCACATCCTCACGTGATCTTATAAGTCCGCCGGCGATTACAGGTTTATTGGCCTGTTCTGTCAGTTCACCA is a genomic window containing:
- the glpK gene encoding glycerol kinase GlpK, with the protein product MAKQYILSLDQGTTSSRAILFDQDGSIVETAQTEFEQFFPKPGWVEHDANEIWTSVLSCIAEVLRKSDTEPSQIAGIGITNQRETTVIWDKHTGKPIYRAIVWQSRQTEDICKELRANDYNDLFREKTGLLLDPYFSGTKVKWILDNVQGAREKAEKGDLLFGTMDTWIVYKLSGGRTHITDYSNASRTLMFNIYDLKWDDELLDILGVPKNMLPEVRQSSEVYSNTVDYHFFGHEVPIAGIAGDQQAALFGQACFDKGMAKNTYGTGCFMLMNTGEEGVKSDNGLLTTLAWGVDGKVEYALEGSIFVAGSAIQWLRDGLKLIDSAPETEDFAQQVDSTDGVYMVPAFVGLGTPYWDSDARGAVFGLTRGTTKAHFIRATLESLAYQTKDVLDAMITDSEINLKTLRVDGGAVKNNFLMQFQSDMLGVPVERPVVQETTALGAAYLAGLAVGYWKDKDEIASQWKTDRLFKHEMEDDSRGELYKGWQKAVEATRKFK
- a CDS encoding MIP/aquaporin family protein; translation: MPEFLAELVGTMILVILGGGVVGGVVLNKSKAEGAGWVVITIGWGLAVTMAVYAVGKFTGAHVNPAVTLGFAAAGEFPWAKVPMYISAQMIGAFIGACIVFLNYLPHWKKTKDQVAMRDVFCTTPAIRSPLSNLVSEIIGTFILLSGLMFIGANEFTEGLNPLIVGLLIVAIGMSLGGTTGYAINPSRDLGPRIAHFVLPIPGKGGSDWGYSWIPVVGPILGGVYGGVFYKAIFEGNYTALFWILSVVVVVIMIGAASAELKKGRTVADKVEEQIN